The segment CCGGGAAAGACCTCCCCCGGGCCGGAAAGCTTGCAGCGCGGTTCGATGACATCCTTCACGGGGATTATCCTGAGGCTCTCACCGGGACGGGCGAGTTCCAACTCGGCCTTGGCAAACCGCGGTTCCTTCAACACGATGGAGAGCATCTCCTCCCGGTTGACGAACAGG is part of the Thermovirga sp. genome and harbors:
- a CDS encoding beta-aspartyl-peptidase, which encodes MRLELHKVRIKNISWGDATEVRRGTLFVNREEMLSIVLKEPRFAKAELELARPGESLRIIPVKDVIEPRCKLSGPGEVFPG